From Choristoneura fumiferana chromosome 7, NRCan_CFum_1, whole genome shotgun sequence, the proteins below share one genomic window:
- the LOC141429937 gene encoding uncharacterized protein gives MSKNSKVKGKSNDETQIPDVLSEIRQLRLDISDMKEKNTEISLLRQEVQELRDQISILSDSLADKHLQFVTKLEQADLQIATLKYSVTQLRQQLSAQEQHSMRNELEIIGVPESDTENLTNIVLTASQIIGVQLQETDLDDVTRAGPKRPKHLPLNRANEHKPRPIIVKVLRRQKRDEIIKAAKSRRNLTSENLVSGAVQKLYVNERLSKENRMLFREARLRATAHNFRFCWIRNGAIYVRENENKPGIRISSADDLDQKVGPSAPPST, from the coding sequence ATGAGCAAAAATTCTAAGGTTAAGGGGAAGTCTAACGACGAGACCCAGATCCCAGACGTCCTCTCCGAAATTCGTCAACTCAGGTTAGACATAAGTGATATGAAAGAGAAAAACACCGAAATTAGCCTACTGAGACAAGAAGTCCAAGAACTTAGAGACCAAATATCAATTTTGTCAGACTCCCTGGCCGACAAGCACCTGCAATTTGTTACAAAACTGGAACAGGCAGACTTACAAATTGCCACACTTAAATATTCAGTAACCCAACTACGACAACAACTCAGCGCCCAGGAACAGCATTCAATGAGGAACGAGTTGGAAATTATTGGTGTTCCTGAAAGTGACACTGAAAACCTCACTAATATAGTACTCACGGCGTCACAGATTATCGGAGTCCAACTGCAAGAGACTGACCTGGACGATGTCACCCGCGCTGGGCCCAAGCGGCCAAAACACCTTCCCCTTAACCGGGCCAATGAACACAAGCCACGCCCCATCATTGTTAAGGTGTTGCGACGACAAAAACGGGACGAAATAATCAAGGCTGCGAAATCCAGGCGTAACCTTACTTCAGAAAATCTCGTGTCCGGTGCCGTACAGAAGCTGTATGTGAATGAGCGGCTATCAAAAGAAAACCGGATGTTGTTTCGTGAGGCCAGACTTCGCGCCACCGCACACAACTTTCGATTCTGCTGGATCCGCAACGGCGCCATCTACGTCCGCGAAAACGAAAATAAGCCAGGCATACGCATCTCATCTGCGGACGACCTGGACCAGAAAGTGGGACCCTCCGCTCCTCCTTCAACTTAG